TTGGTTCAAACAAGTTAATTTGATACACTCTAGAAAATGTCACAAGGTAGCTTTAATTTATTTGATTTTGACACACCGCTTGTTTTCGCTGACGGCACGACATTCTGGAATAAAATCACCAATGAACACATCACTCATAGAAAAGGATTCTTTATTCTTGGCCCGTCAGGTGCTGGCAAGACACACTTCGTTAAAAACCAAAAAGAACCGCACTGGATAGACGGTGACAGTATCTGGGCTGGAAGCAATGCGTCGCCAGCAGGTGAATGGTGGCTGCGAAGCGGCGAAGATATTGGCATTATTGACTCACGAAGTGATGTTATGACCGTACAGGCCAAACAACTCGGTCTTTGGGTTATCGGTGCTTCAAATTACTGGTTAAAACCAGACGCGATTGTCATTCCGCACTGGAGCACGCATCAAAAATATATTAAGCACCGCGAACGAAACGGATATGATGGCGGCGCAAAATCCGACGCTTTCGATCAGGTACTTTGGCATAGACGATGGATTATGAAATACGCCAAACAAGGCGTACCACAATTCAAATCAGTTCAAGAAGCAGCTGATTATCTCAAAAGTCTAGAATAGCTAACTGTCCTATCGTATTTTGTTCTATGCTATTTGATATGATAAATACATGGACATACGACTCTCAGATAAACGCATTGACCAATACATCGGTACTTTGCCTGAATGGCAGCAGGATATATGCAAACGAGTACGATCCCTCGTTCACGCAGCCGACCCAGACGTCGTCGAAACAATTAAACGCACCGACCGGCCTTACTTTACGCTCGAAGGAAATATATGCGCGCTGCAAGCTACTAAAGACCATGTAAACATTTTTATTTATGATCCTATCGCACCAGACCCAGAAGGAATTATCAATCAAGGAGAGGAGAATCTCACCGCTCGATCTTTGCAGGTATACCAAGGTGATCAAATCAACGAAAAAGCGCTTATTAACCTTTTCAAATCAGTCATTGCAAATAACCGTGCAGGTGGATGGCGCAAAATAAAAACTACTAAAAGCTAACTTTGAAAAAAGTAGAGAGGTACGTCCGTCAGGCGGGGAAGGAAGCTATTGTCGGCAAAGCCGGCTCACTTCTTCAGGTGGATACCTGTCCCCGCCATGGTGAAGGCTCATCGAGACGAAAAACGATCTTCGAGAATGCGCTTCATGGTCGTGTCAAGTTGTCTAAGGCTGATCCGCAAGGGTTTCCCTTCGACTCCCTCGACGAAGGCATATCTGCCGCCTACGTCCACGGTCTCATCGTTGTCAATGAGCTTTTCGTACAACCCGTTGCCGATGAGTTCGATGACGGCCGCTTGGTAGGCCGGGCCCACCCCGGAGCTCAGACGAAGGCAAAGCACGTTGCTATCCGCCGGCTGGCCCTCGATAATCGGAGCGCTGTCTTCCTCAGGATCAAGGTTAGACACCAACATCAGAGGCACCAGCCCCTTGTAGTAGCCGCTAGGGAATTCTGGCATCCCATCCCACGGCAGCCACACGTACAACGCACCGTCGTCATTTGTTACGACGACATTCCACATAGGAGACATGGACGTTCCTCTCTACTCGGGTAAAGGCAATGTATTACATTGCTTACAATATTATATAATCCAAATTACTCTAGGTCAACTATAGGGAGAGGGCGACTATCCCTTGACGTCACGTAACAGATCGGCTACGCTGGTCATTCTTATCAGCTAGGTACACTTCGGTCATTCGAAATGTAACTCCTATATAAAAGCGCTTGTTAGTGATTGCTTTGCCTGCTTTAAGTCACGAGGTGTGCCTTCAAATATAATCCGGCCACCGTTCTTGCCTCCCTCCGGCCCCATATCGATTATCCAGTCGGCACTACGAATAATATCGAGGTTGTGCTCAATAACGATTACCGTATTGCCTGCGTCAACCAAGCGGTTCATGATGGCAAGTAAATGGGTGATGTCTGACATGTGCAGGCCAGTTGTCGGCTCGTCCATGACGTACACGTTGCCTTTTTTGTGTAGATAACTCGCCAATTTAATACGCTGGCATTCTCCTCCTGAGAGCGTACTGAGCGGCTGACCTAGAGTAAGGTAGCCTATGCCGACATCGCTGAGTGCCTGAAGCCTACGTACGATTTCTTTTTGTTCGAAAAATTTAAGCGCTTCAGTTATTGTTATTTCTAAAATGTCGCTAATAGATTTGCCGTTCAGCCGGTAGGCTAAAACCTCATCTTTGAAACGTTTGCCCTTACAGACTTCACATGGTGTCTTCACGCCATCTAAGAAGGCGAGGTCAGTATAAGTAACGCCTAACCCTTTGCAGTTTTTGCATGCACCTTTTGAGTTGAAGCTAAAAAGGCTGGCATCCACATGGTTAGCGCTAGCAAACGCTTTGCGCACGTCGTCCATAATGCCAGTGTAGGTGGCGGGATTGGAGCGAGTGGATGCGCCCACAGCTGATTGGTCGATGACAATTGCCTCTGGGTGCTGGCTAAGAAACTCTTGCAGGATCAGCGAGCTTTTACCGGAACCGGCTACGCCAGTTATAGCCGTAATGACACCAGTGAGGATATCGACGCTAACATCCTGCAGGTTATTAGCCTTGGCGTTAGTAATCGCCAGAATGCCGCGGGCAGTGCGGAACGTGTCCTTGATCGGCAATGCTTGCTTAAGATGTATGCCGGTAAGCGTACCGGTGTTCAGAAGGTCTTGGTAACTTCCTTCGAACACAATATGGCCGCCGTTTTTGCCCGCCCGCGGCCCAACGTCGACAACGTGGTCGGCAATCTTTATAACATCCGGGTCGTGCTCGACAACAATAATCGTATTGCCTTTATCGCGCAGCTTCTTCAGGAGCTCGTTCAGTAGATGAACGTCGCGGGGGTGCAGCCCGACGCTGGGCTCGTCAAAGATATAGGTAACGTCCACCAAGCTGCTGGTGAGGTTTTTGACCATTTTTATACGCTGGGATTCACCACCGGAAAGCGTGTCTGTTTCGCGGTCCAGGCTCAGGTAATCCAGTCCGATATCTATAACGTGTCGCAGCCGTTCAGTAAGTGAATCCACTGTGCTTTTGGTGCGCGGATCGGTGATAACCTGAAGCGCCGGAACGAGATCGCTAACCTGCATAGCGGTCATACCGGCAATAGTGTGACCGTTAATTGTTACGCCTAGAGCGGCTGGGCTTAGCCTTGCGCCATGGCAAAGATTGCACGGTCCATACGCTATGTAAGGTGCGACCGCTTGCTGTGTACGTTCCGAAAGCGTTTTGAGATCGCGCTTAATATAGGACTGCGTAAATTTTTCGATTATACCGGCATAGGTCACATTCATAACGTTTTCGCCAACTTGCATTTTAATCTTGCGCGGCTTGCTATGCAGTAGTAAGTCCATTTCTTCGGGGGTAAAGTCGCGCAATTTTTTATTAACGTCAAAGAAACCAGAGGCACGGAAGGTATTGGTTTCCCACGACGCAAAAACTGATACTTGCACGGCGCCTTCGCTCAGCGACTTGGACATATCAAGGAAATCGTCGGCTATAACGGTCATTTTTCTACCGACGCCACTGCATTCCGGGCACATTCCCTGCGGGTCATTAAACGAAAACAGGTTTGAAGCGCCGATAGACGGCTTGCCGATGCGGGAGTACAGCAGCCGTAAGATCGCGTAAATGTCGGTGATGGTGCCGACCGTGGAGTGCGCACCGCCGCCAAGGCGTTTTTGGTCAACCACTACAGCCATGCTGAGATTGCTAATTGAGTCAACGTCGGGCTGGGGATACCGCGGCAGTAAGTTACGAATGAACGTACTGAAGTTTTCGTATAGCTGGCGCTGTGCCTCGGCTGCGATGGTATCAAAAACGAGTGATGACTTGCCAGAGCCGGATACACCGGTAAAAATAGTAATTTTTTCTTTAGGTATGCGCAAAGAGACATTTTGTAGGTTATTCTCGCGCGCGCCGTGAATCTCAATATATTTGTGCGCCATGTTACCGTACCTCCTTGCGTAAGGGATGATTATGCTCAATGCCTGCCTGCTGGGCTATGTGTTTTGCGACTGGGTTGTGCTCGATTGCCGCTTCGATCGTCTCGCTCGCAAGCACAGTATTATCTGCGACTGCCACGGTTTCGGGCGGTTTATCGTATTTATAAGGCATCTTGTCCCAGAAATTCCCCTTGAATGTCACATTCCTAAGCGGTGGCGTAACATCCAAAACCACCGGCGTGTCGGCTCGGTAAATAATATTGTTTTCTATTTTAGTCCAAGCTGTACCATAATCGGTGTAAAGTCCAAAATTGTAAGAGGTCAGCACGTCACGGATAACGTTGCCGCTTACGACCGCACCGTCTTCATACGACGTACCTTGCGCGCCCGCAAGGTTGATGCCCCCGCCATCAGCTAACAAGTCCATACTGTTGAAGACCAAATTATTCGTAATTTTTGTCGCGCGCGTTGAGTTGTCCCCGTAGGCTACGATCCCGGAATGTGGCACATCGTTGACCTGATTATGGGTAACTACCGTATGCTGCGCTTCTACGAGTAACACTGCCGAGGAACCGTGGTATTCGCATCCCGTATGGTGAAGCCAGTTGTT
The Candidatus Saccharimonadales bacterium genome window above contains:
- a CDS encoding DUF1801 domain-containing protein, which translates into the protein MDIRLSDKRIDQYIGTLPEWQQDICKRVRSLVHAADPDVVETIKRTDRPYFTLEGNICALQATKDHVNIFIYDPIAPDPEGIINQGEENLTARSLQVYQGDQINEKALINLFKSVIANNRAGGWRKIKTTKS
- a CDS encoding excinuclease ABC subunit UvrA — its product is MAHKYIEIHGARENNLQNVSLRIPKEKITIFTGVSGSGKSSLVFDTIAAEAQRQLYENFSTFIRNLLPRYPQPDVDSISNLSMAVVVDQKRLGGGAHSTVGTITDIYAILRLLYSRIGKPSIGASNLFSFNDPQGMCPECSGVGRKMTVIADDFLDMSKSLSEGAVQVSVFASWETNTFRASGFFDVNKKLRDFTPEEMDLLLHSKPRKIKMQVGENVMNVTYAGIIEKFTQSYIKRDLKTLSERTQQAVAPYIAYGPCNLCHGARLSPAALGVTINGHTIAGMTAMQVSDLVPALQVITDPRTKSTVDSLTERLRHVIDIGLDYLSLDRETDTLSGGESQRIKMVKNLTSSLVDVTYIFDEPSVGLHPRDVHLLNELLKKLRDKGNTIIVVEHDPDVIKIADHVVDVGPRAGKNGGHIVFEGSYQDLLNTGTLTGIHLKQALPIKDTFRTARGILAITNAKANNLQDVSVDILTGVITAITGVAGSGKSSLILQEFLSQHPEAIVIDQSAVGASTRSNPATYTGIMDDVRKAFASANHVDASLFSFNSKGACKNCKGLGVTYTDLAFLDGVKTPCEVCKGKRFKDEVLAYRLNGKSISDILEITITEALKFFEQKEIVRRLQALSDVGIGYLTLGQPLSTLSGGECQRIKLASYLHKKGNVYVMDEPTTGLHMSDITHLLAIMNRLVDAGNTVIVIEHNLDIIRSADWIIDMGPEGGKNGGRIIFEGTPRDLKQAKQSLTSAFI